One genomic region from Vicia villosa cultivar HV-30 ecotype Madison, WI unplaced genomic scaffold, Vvil1.0 ctg.002896F_1_1, whole genome shotgun sequence encodes:
- the LOC131640017 gene encoding extensin-2-like, which yields MGTLIGLRHWPQLIYAIAFCLIASSVAADDDKPYYQSQPNNYYPTPPSHGQQPPYYYKSPPPPSPYVDKFPPYYYKSPPPPSPSPRPHYVYKSPPPPSPSPPPPYVYNSPPPPSPSPPPYIYKSPPPPSPSPPPPYVYKSPPPPSPSPPPPYIYKSPPPPSPSPPPPYVYKSPPPPSPSPPPPYVYKSPPPPSPSPPPPYIYKSPPPPSPSPPPPYIYKSPPPPSPSPPPPYLYNSPPPPSPSPPPPYVYKSPPPPSPSPPPPYVYKSPPPPPPSPSPPPPYVYKSPPPPSPSPPPPYVYKSPPPPSPSPPPPYVYQSPPPPSPSPPPPYVYKSPPPPSPSPPPPYIYKSPPPPSPSPPPPYVYKSPPPPSPSPPPPYIYKSPPPPSPSPPPPYYYKSPPPPSPSPPPPYVYKSPPPPSPSPPPPYVYKSPPPPSPSPPPPYVYKSPPPPSPSPPPPYYYKSPPPPSPSPPPPYVYKSPPPPSPSPPPAYIYKSPPPPSPSPPPYHPYLYNSPPPPIY from the coding sequence ATGGGAACTTTAATTGGGTTGAGGCATTGGCCTCAACTCATCTATGCAATTGCATTTTGCTTAATTGCAAGCAGTGTAGCTGCTGATGATGATAAGCCTTACTATCAAAGCCAACCAAACAATTATTATCCAACACCACCAAGTCATGGACAACAGCCGCCATATTACTACAAGTCTCCACCCCCACCATCTCCTTATGTCGATAAATTCCCTCCATATTACTACAAATCTCCACCTCCTCCTTCTCCATCACCACGACCACATTATGTCTACAAATCTCCTCCACCTCCATCACCTTCTCCTCCCCCACCATACGTTTACAACTCACCACCACCTCCGTCCCCTTCACCTCCTCCATATATCTACAAGTCACCGCCTCCTCCATCTCCTTCACCTCCCCCACCATATGTCTATAAGAGCCCGCCACCACCTTCTCCATCACCACCGCCTCCATATATCTACAAGTCACCTCCTCCACCATCTCCTTCACCACCTCCACCATATGTTTATAAGTCTCCACCACCCCCTTCCCCTTCACCTCCTCCACCATATGTCTACAAGTCGCCACCCCCACCATCTCCATCTCCACCACCTCCATATATTTATAAGTCTCCACCCCCACCATCACCTTCTCCCCCTCCACCATATATCTACAAGTCTCCTCCTCCACCATCCCCCTCCCCTCCCCCACCATATCTTTATAACTCGCCACCACCTCCATCACCTTCTCCTCCTCCTCCATATGTTTACAAGTCACCACCTCCACCTTCCCCATCTCCACCACCTCCATATGTTTATAAGTCCCCACCCCCACCCCCACCATCACCTTCACCCCCTCCGCCATATGTATACAAGTCTCCACCTCCACCATCTCCATCCCCACCACCTCCATATGTATATAAGTCTCCTCCTCCACCATCTCcttcaccaccaccaccatacGTCTATCAATCTCCACCCCCGCCATCTCCTTCACCACCACCTCCATATGTATATAAGTCTCCTCCTCCACCATCTCCTTCACCACCACCTCCATATATCTACAAGTCACCACCACCGCCATCTCCTTCACCGCCCCCTCCATATGTGTACAAGTCACCACCCCCACCATCCCCTTCACCACCTCCTCCATATATTTACAAGTCTCCACCACCACCTTCCCCTTCTCCTCCTCCACCATACTATTATAAGTCCCCTCCTCCTCCTTCTCCTTCACCGCCTCCTCCATATGTGTACAAATCTCCACCTCCACCATCCCCTTCACCCCCACCTCCATATGTTTACAAATCTCCACCCCCGCCATCTCCTTCACCTCCTCCACCTTATGTTTATAAGTCACCACCACCTCCCTCACCTTCACCACCTCCTCCATACTATTACAAATCTCCACCTCCACCTTCTCCATCACCTCCTCCACCATATGTCTACAAGTCACCACCACCTCCTTCACCTTCACCGCCGCCTGCTTATATTTACAAGTCTCCACCTCCACCATCTCCATCACCTCCTCCATATCATCCCTACCTCTATAACTCACCCCCACCTCCCATCTATTAA
- the LOC131640020 gene encoding uncharacterized protein LOC131640020, protein MLAVEAGDWLLETHQRLETAGEEITWVVFLREFMRKYYPEDVRGNKVIEFLELKQGNKLIVEYAAKFVELAKFYPHYSEATAEFSKCIKFENGLRSEIKKAVGYQKIRVFADLVDSCRIYEEDNNAHYKIVSERRGKNQQNRGKPYDALARKGKQKVAHGQRTSGGDAPAGIVYFNCGKPSHKSNVCTAEVKRCFRCGKIRHAMSECRHKEMTGNEDGLIRGKCFINSTPLITIIDTGATHYFIAAECVERLNLVLSALNGEMVVDLPIKGSVTTSLVCLKCPLSIFDRDFVVDIVYIPLRGLDVILGMNWLEHNHVHINCYDKSMRFSTPKEEGVDLLSARQLRLLMKEEVQVFSLMASLSIKNQAIIVKLQVMREFSEVSPAKIPDIPPEREVEFTIDFVPGTRPVSMALYKMSASESSELMKQLEDLLEKKFVKPSVSTWGAPVFLIKKKDGSMRLCIDYKQLNKVTIKNKYLLPRIDD, encoded by the exons atgctagcagtcgaGGCTGGTGACTGGTTGCTAGAGACTCATCAGAGATTGGAGACTGCAGGTGAGGAGATCACTTGGGTCGTGTTCCTTAGGGAGTTCATGAGGAAGTattatcctgaagatgttcgagGAAATAAGGTAATtgaattccttgagttgaagcagGGGAATAAGTTGATCGTTGAGTATGCTgcgaagtttgttgagttggccAAGTTTTATCCGCATTATAGCGAGGCGACtgctgaattttcaaaatgcatcaagtttgagaatgggttgcgctCTGAGATCAAGAAGGCAGTTGGTTACCAGAAGATTCGAGTATTTGCTGATCTGGTTGATAGTTGCAGAATCTATGAGGAGGATAATAATGCACATTATAAGATTGTCAGTGAAAGGAGGGGTAAGAACCAACAGAATCGTGGCAAGCCTTATGATGCTCTAGCTCGGAAAGGAAAGCAGAAAGTTGCACATGGtcagagaactagtgggggagatgctcctgctggtaTTGTCTATTTCAATTGTGGGAAACCTAGTCATAAGAGTAATGTGTGTACTGCTGAAGTGAAGAGGTGTTTCCGTTGTGGTAAGATAAGACATGCGATGTCTGAGTGCAGGCATAAGGAGATg ACAGGAAATGAGGACGGGCTTATCAGAGGTAAATGTTTCATTAATAGTACTCCTTTAatcactattattgatactggtgctactcattaTTTTATTGCTGCTGAATGTGTTGAaagattgaatcttgtgttgTCTGCTTTGAATGGAGAGATGGTTGTTGATCTTCCAATTAAgggatcggtgactacttctcttgtGTGCTTAAAGTGTCCTTTGTCGATCTTTGACAGAGACTTTGTTGTTGATATAGTTTATATACCGTTAAGAGGGTTGGATGTGATCTTAGGcatgaactggttagagcataaccatGTTCATATTAATTGTTATGATAAGTCAATGAGGTTTTCTACTCCTAAAGAGGAGGGAGTTGATTTGTTATCTGCTAGGCAATTGCGACTGTTAATGAAAGAAGAAGTTCAGGTTTTCTCGTTAATGGCGTCGTTGTCTATTAAGAATCAAGCTATAATTGTTAAGTTGCAGGTGATGCGAGAATTTTCAGAAGTTTCCCCTGCTAAAATTCCTGATATACCGCCAGAAAGAGAAGTTGAATTTACGATTGATTTCgtacctggtaccagacctgtgtctatggcactGTACAAGATGTCTGCATCTGAATCGTCGGAATTAATGAAGCAACTGGAGGATTTACTTGAAAAGAAGTTTGTAAAACCAAGTGTATCtacgtggggagctccagtgtttctaataaagaagaaagatggaagcaTGAGACTTTGCATTgattataaacagttaaataaAGTAacaattaagaacaagtatctaCTTCCAAGAATAGATGATtag